In a genomic window of Acropora muricata isolate sample 2 chromosome 2, ASM3666990v1, whole genome shotgun sequence:
- the LOC136907471 gene encoding ATR-interacting protein-like isoform X2 has protein sequence MANFGNNNFLGNQKRRNFIYNPPVSASRGRNSISAQHGIAKSDALMRISVTRATNETSARSSPHKRLKTSHHLQGIKSGEFAVEDEDALDDQLAALDDEFDDDLLTECDRIASVELQSREKDNSVVASSATNADVNGGLFINDFPSNNDDYNDDDDSLATHCTQEYAVGEISASTTPSKAATYCNGIAEDRVIGSRSLQQPFITHPQESGQVMQQTRQIDLSVKSMDQYVGSSSNSFVPETILDSKSVNETLIHSGNGKRLEMVHNEQLFQSLRKEIDKFKADFLAANDKVKTLEEEKFCRDGEMRILRDSLQHFEAAEKKRQAETKAQEVQRIREQSQREKDLEKQIESLTTQIQFKDREISQMIDRSRKRVSPSTEASSPLQKKSVSMSDVLPTGSSFFQKTSPESKSKSPRSLKTSDKERETLGKQRSQRLSEGENSETSASGGSSGGTSVLKRIRCQQREAHTLERELVQLDTESLAQTELVQNLLLPQDQEQNIPFLDIENDTLTDGSLISLLTRDMPINMSSSSNTRRSAVCTIDPSNTMHLFDTNTVSKLKNSAEDFVEKDSSRKFHSNTLVLQTLNGLLDSRHSENTFLGMTKKTLLSKFKHLHSLASATNFLPLLESHIAHYADYRTENNEENITATCLTRHSPTPDSPDSNDNSWFENDYAKNLGSLQDAALISLRLLNVLVLQSPEVCSCILKSARVFCGFECDPENNDKELNREMNRQQFFPGSEGKESFCQHPLFPRLKLAIRKESDQMLMRLKTEKDTNENNREEENVEHTELLGCLFKLIVPQRKESMTVAYKTLQVLTSLASKCELKYCTRLFPLLSGNLLSEFLTKDWSLTSLSLVTALLTALTRHAEFIKKLCTQSDDCILLKIYQGLLFRPQVPVSRCLEVHLQIVGFVNSLLSHSDSATLLFPLESECQCSLELIKCLVLMLDKLMNSVIQLPSASLSADNFSSLDLMLLRQGVFLLATLGFNDRLFVEHRVDVEHQYINVISNMTRFYKRISGLISEAEVLAVQDLVDFEHIEGIEWSQESDDEADETIEGMDIED, from the exons ATGGCAAATTTTGGCAACAATAATTTTCTTGGTAACCAAAAGAGACGGAATTTCATCTATAACCCGCCTGTATCAGCATCAAGAGGCAGAAACAGTATCTCTGCACAGCATGGGATCGCGAAAAGTGACGCGTTGATGAGAATATCGGTGACACGCGCTACAAACGAAACCTCAGCCCGTAGCTCTCCGCATAAAAGGTTAAAAACCTCACACCATTTGCAGGGAATTAAGTCTGGGGAGTTCGCTGTGGAGGATGAGGATGCTTTAGATGATCAGCTCGCCGCTCTTGATGATGAGTTTGACGATGATCTGTTGACAGAGTGCGATCGGATTGCGTCGGTAGAACTGCAATCTCGCGAAAAAGATAACAGCGTTGTTGCCTCCAGTGCAACAAATGCGGACGTGAATGGTGGTCTTTTCATAAACGATTTCCCATCCAATAATGACGattataatgatgatgatgattctCTAGCTACCCATTGTACGCAGGAATATGCAGTGGGAGAGATTTCGGCAAGTACCACTCCATCAAAAGCTGCCACATATTGTAATGGCATAGCAGAGGATCGAGTTATTGGTTCTAGGTCGTTGCAGCAACCATTTATTACACACCCACAAGAAAGTGGGCAAGTTATGCAACAAACCAGGCAGATTGATTTGTCAGTTAAATCTATGGATCAATACGTTGGATCGAGTTCGAATTCGTTTGTACCTGAAACTATCTTGGATTCGAAATCAGTCAACGAAACTCTTATTCATTCTGGTAATGGCAAACGCCTTGAAATGGTACATAACGAACAATTATTTCAGTCTTTAAGAAAGgaaattgataaatttaaggCTGACTTTTTGGCTGCAAATGACAAAGTCAAAACTTTAGAGGAAGAGAAGTTCTGTAGAGACGGTGAAATGAGGATTCTGCGAGATTCTCTCCAGCACTTTGAAGCTGCGGAGAAGAAGAGGCAAGCAGAGACAAAAGCTCAGGAGGTGCAGCGAATTCGAGAACAAAGTCAACGAGAGAAAGATTTAGAGAAACAAATTGAAAGCTTGACAACTCAGATTCAGTTTAAAGATCGTGAAATTTCCCAAATGATTGACAGAAGCAGAAAAAGAGTTAGCCCTTCTACTGAAGCTAGCAGTcctttgcaaaagaaatctgTTAGTATGAGTGATGTTTTACCAACCGGTAGCTCATTTTTCCAGAAGACATCTCCTGAGTCAAAAAGCAAATCCCCACGGAGCTTAAAAACAAGTGACAAAGAAAGAGAGACTCTTGGAAAACAAAGGTCACAAAGACTTTCCGAAGGAGAGAATTCTGAGACCTCTGCATCAGGTGGTTCATCAGGGGGGACATCTGTCCTCAAAAGGATACGATGTCAGCAAAGGGAAGCCCACACTCTAGAAAGAGAGCTTGTCCAGCTTGATACAGAAAGTTTGGCTCAAACTGAACTTGTTCAAAACCTGTTATTACCACAGGATCAAGAGCAAAATATTCCTTTTCTAGACATAGAGAATGACACATTAACAGATGGAAGCTTGATTTCACTTCTAACCCGTGATATGCCTATAAACATGAGCTCTTCATCTAATACTCGAAGAAGTGCAGTTTGTACAATAGATCCTTCAAATACCATGCATCTGTTTGACACTAATACTGTTTCAAAACTTAAGAACTCTGCTGAAGATTTTGTGGAGAAAGATTCTTCAAGAAAGTTCCATAGCAACACTTTGGTGCTACAGACCTTAAATGGCCTCTTGGACAGCAGACATTctgaaaatacttttcttgGAATGACCAAGAAAACTCTTTTGTCAAAATTTAAACATCTTCACAGCTTGGCTTCAGCTAcaaattttcttcctttgctTGAGAGCCACATTGCCCATTATGCTGATTATAGGACAGAGAATAATGAGGAAAATATCACAGCAACTTGCTTGACAAGACATTCCCCGACACCAGATTCTCCAGACTCAAATGACAACTCTTGGTTTGAAAATGACTATGCTAAGAACCTGGGGTCATTACAAGATGCTGCTCTTATATCGCTGCGGCTTCTGAATGTTCTTGTGCTTCAAAGTCCTGAGGTTTGCTCCTGCATTTTGAAATCGGCCAGAGTATTTTGTGGGTTTGAATGCGATCCTGAAAATAATGACAAAGAACTCAACAGAGAAATGAACAGACAACAG TTCTTTCCTGGAAGTGAGGGTAAAGAATCTTTTTGTCAACATCCACTGTTCCCAAGGCTAAAACTTGCGATAAGAAAG GAATCTGACCAGATGTTGATGAgactaaaaacagaaaaag ACACAAATGAAAACAACAGAGAGGAAGAAAATGTTGAACATACAGAATTACTCGGCTGCTTGTTCAAGCTGATAGTTCCTCAACGG AAAGAATCCATGACTGTTGCTTATAAAACTCTTCAAGTGTTGACTTCCCTGGCCAGTAAATGTGAACTGAAGTACTGCACGAG ATTGTTTCCTCTGCTATCTGGCAACTTGCTGTCTGAGTTTCTGACAAAGGACTGGTCTTTAACTTCCTTGTCTTTGGTAACAGCACTGCTTACAGCACTGACAAGACATGCTGAGTTTATTAAAAAGCTATGTACTCAGTCAG ATGACTGTATTTTACTCAAGATTTACCAGGGATTGCTCTTCAGACCTCAAGTTCCTGTTAGCCGTTGTCTAGAGGTCCATTTACAG ATTGTTGGTTTTGTAAATAGCCTCCTTTCTCACAGTGATTCTGCAACATTATTATTTCCATTGGAGAGTGAATGTCAATGCAGCCTTGag CTTATTAAGTGCCTTGTGCTAATGCTGGATAAATTGATGAACTCTGTTATCCAGTTGCCATCTGCTTCTCTGTCAGCAGACAATTTCAGCAG cctCGACTTGATGCTTCTGAGACAGGGTGTATTCCTGCTGGCGACCTTGGGTTTCAATGATCGTCTATTCGTGGAACACCGCGTTGACGTGGAGCATCAATATATCAATGTCATCAGTAATATGACAAGATTCTACAAAAGAATCTCTGGCCTTATTTCAGAGGCAGAAG TTCTTGCTGTTCAAGATCTTGTTGATTTTGAGCATATCGAAGGCATCGAATGGTCACAAGAATCCGACGATGAAGCTGATGAAACAATTGAAGGCATGGACATTGAAGACTGA
- the LOC136907471 gene encoding ATR-interacting protein-like isoform X1 has product MANFGNNNFLGNQKRRNFIYNPPVSASRGRNSISAQHGIAKSDALMRISVTRATNETSARSSPHKRLKTSHHLQGIKSGEFAVEDEDALDDQLAALDDEFDDDLLTECDRIASVELQSREKDNSVVASSATNADVNGGLFINDFPSNNDDYNDDDDSLATHCTQEYAVGEISASTTPSKAATYCNGIAEDRVIGSRSLQQPFITHPQESGQVMQQTRQIDLSVKSMDQYVGSSSNSFVPETILDSKSVNETLIHSGNGKRLEMVHNEQLFQSLRKEIDKFKADFLAANDKVKTLEEEKFCRDGEMRILRDSLQHFEAAEKKRQAETKAQEVQRIREQSQREKDLEKQIESLTTQIQFKDREISQMIDRSRKRVSPSTEASSPLQKKSVSMSDVLPTGSSFFQKTSPESKSKSPRSLKTSDKERETLGKQRSQRLSEGENSETSASGGSSGGTSVLKRIRCQQREAHTLERELVQLDTESLAQTELVQNLLLPQDQEQNIPFLDIENDTLTDGSLISLLTRDMPINMSSSSNTRRSAVCTIDPSNTMHLFDTNTVSKLKNSAEDFVEKDSSRKFHSNTLVLQTLNGLLDSRHSENTFLGMTKKTLLSKFKHLHSLASATNFLPLLESHIAHYADYRTENNEENITATCLTRHSPTPDSPDSNDNSWFENDYAKNLGSLQDAALISLRLLNVLVLQSPEVCSCILKSARVFCGFECDPENNDKELNREMNRQQQFFPGSEGKESFCQHPLFPRLKLAIRKESDQMLMRLKTEKDTNENNREEENVEHTELLGCLFKLIVPQRKESMTVAYKTLQVLTSLASKCELKYCTRLFPLLSGNLLSEFLTKDWSLTSLSLVTALLTALTRHAEFIKKLCTQSDDCILLKIYQGLLFRPQVPVSRCLEVHLQIVGFVNSLLSHSDSATLLFPLESECQCSLELIKCLVLMLDKLMNSVIQLPSASLSADNFSSLDLMLLRQGVFLLATLGFNDRLFVEHRVDVEHQYINVISNMTRFYKRISGLISEAEVLAVQDLVDFEHIEGIEWSQESDDEADETIEGMDIED; this is encoded by the exons ATGGCAAATTTTGGCAACAATAATTTTCTTGGTAACCAAAAGAGACGGAATTTCATCTATAACCCGCCTGTATCAGCATCAAGAGGCAGAAACAGTATCTCTGCACAGCATGGGATCGCGAAAAGTGACGCGTTGATGAGAATATCGGTGACACGCGCTACAAACGAAACCTCAGCCCGTAGCTCTCCGCATAAAAGGTTAAAAACCTCACACCATTTGCAGGGAATTAAGTCTGGGGAGTTCGCTGTGGAGGATGAGGATGCTTTAGATGATCAGCTCGCCGCTCTTGATGATGAGTTTGACGATGATCTGTTGACAGAGTGCGATCGGATTGCGTCGGTAGAACTGCAATCTCGCGAAAAAGATAACAGCGTTGTTGCCTCCAGTGCAACAAATGCGGACGTGAATGGTGGTCTTTTCATAAACGATTTCCCATCCAATAATGACGattataatgatgatgatgattctCTAGCTACCCATTGTACGCAGGAATATGCAGTGGGAGAGATTTCGGCAAGTACCACTCCATCAAAAGCTGCCACATATTGTAATGGCATAGCAGAGGATCGAGTTATTGGTTCTAGGTCGTTGCAGCAACCATTTATTACACACCCACAAGAAAGTGGGCAAGTTATGCAACAAACCAGGCAGATTGATTTGTCAGTTAAATCTATGGATCAATACGTTGGATCGAGTTCGAATTCGTTTGTACCTGAAACTATCTTGGATTCGAAATCAGTCAACGAAACTCTTATTCATTCTGGTAATGGCAAACGCCTTGAAATGGTACATAACGAACAATTATTTCAGTCTTTAAGAAAGgaaattgataaatttaaggCTGACTTTTTGGCTGCAAATGACAAAGTCAAAACTTTAGAGGAAGAGAAGTTCTGTAGAGACGGTGAAATGAGGATTCTGCGAGATTCTCTCCAGCACTTTGAAGCTGCGGAGAAGAAGAGGCAAGCAGAGACAAAAGCTCAGGAGGTGCAGCGAATTCGAGAACAAAGTCAACGAGAGAAAGATTTAGAGAAACAAATTGAAAGCTTGACAACTCAGATTCAGTTTAAAGATCGTGAAATTTCCCAAATGATTGACAGAAGCAGAAAAAGAGTTAGCCCTTCTACTGAAGCTAGCAGTcctttgcaaaagaaatctgTTAGTATGAGTGATGTTTTACCAACCGGTAGCTCATTTTTCCAGAAGACATCTCCTGAGTCAAAAAGCAAATCCCCACGGAGCTTAAAAACAAGTGACAAAGAAAGAGAGACTCTTGGAAAACAAAGGTCACAAAGACTTTCCGAAGGAGAGAATTCTGAGACCTCTGCATCAGGTGGTTCATCAGGGGGGACATCTGTCCTCAAAAGGATACGATGTCAGCAAAGGGAAGCCCACACTCTAGAAAGAGAGCTTGTCCAGCTTGATACAGAAAGTTTGGCTCAAACTGAACTTGTTCAAAACCTGTTATTACCACAGGATCAAGAGCAAAATATTCCTTTTCTAGACATAGAGAATGACACATTAACAGATGGAAGCTTGATTTCACTTCTAACCCGTGATATGCCTATAAACATGAGCTCTTCATCTAATACTCGAAGAAGTGCAGTTTGTACAATAGATCCTTCAAATACCATGCATCTGTTTGACACTAATACTGTTTCAAAACTTAAGAACTCTGCTGAAGATTTTGTGGAGAAAGATTCTTCAAGAAAGTTCCATAGCAACACTTTGGTGCTACAGACCTTAAATGGCCTCTTGGACAGCAGACATTctgaaaatacttttcttgGAATGACCAAGAAAACTCTTTTGTCAAAATTTAAACATCTTCACAGCTTGGCTTCAGCTAcaaattttcttcctttgctTGAGAGCCACATTGCCCATTATGCTGATTATAGGACAGAGAATAATGAGGAAAATATCACAGCAACTTGCTTGACAAGACATTCCCCGACACCAGATTCTCCAGACTCAAATGACAACTCTTGGTTTGAAAATGACTATGCTAAGAACCTGGGGTCATTACAAGATGCTGCTCTTATATCGCTGCGGCTTCTGAATGTTCTTGTGCTTCAAAGTCCTGAGGTTTGCTCCTGCATTTTGAAATCGGCCAGAGTATTTTGTGGGTTTGAATGCGATCCTGAAAATAATGACAAAGAACTCAACAGAGAAATGAACAGACAACAG CAGTTCTTTCCTGGAAGTGAGGGTAAAGAATCTTTTTGTCAACATCCACTGTTCCCAAGGCTAAAACTTGCGATAAGAAAG GAATCTGACCAGATGTTGATGAgactaaaaacagaaaaag ACACAAATGAAAACAACAGAGAGGAAGAAAATGTTGAACATACAGAATTACTCGGCTGCTTGTTCAAGCTGATAGTTCCTCAACGG AAAGAATCCATGACTGTTGCTTATAAAACTCTTCAAGTGTTGACTTCCCTGGCCAGTAAATGTGAACTGAAGTACTGCACGAG ATTGTTTCCTCTGCTATCTGGCAACTTGCTGTCTGAGTTTCTGACAAAGGACTGGTCTTTAACTTCCTTGTCTTTGGTAACAGCACTGCTTACAGCACTGACAAGACATGCTGAGTTTATTAAAAAGCTATGTACTCAGTCAG ATGACTGTATTTTACTCAAGATTTACCAGGGATTGCTCTTCAGACCTCAAGTTCCTGTTAGCCGTTGTCTAGAGGTCCATTTACAG ATTGTTGGTTTTGTAAATAGCCTCCTTTCTCACAGTGATTCTGCAACATTATTATTTCCATTGGAGAGTGAATGTCAATGCAGCCTTGag CTTATTAAGTGCCTTGTGCTAATGCTGGATAAATTGATGAACTCTGTTATCCAGTTGCCATCTGCTTCTCTGTCAGCAGACAATTTCAGCAG cctCGACTTGATGCTTCTGAGACAGGGTGTATTCCTGCTGGCGACCTTGGGTTTCAATGATCGTCTATTCGTGGAACACCGCGTTGACGTGGAGCATCAATATATCAATGTCATCAGTAATATGACAAGATTCTACAAAAGAATCTCTGGCCTTATTTCAGAGGCAGAAG TTCTTGCTGTTCAAGATCTTGTTGATTTTGAGCATATCGAAGGCATCGAATGGTCACAAGAATCCGACGATGAAGCTGATGAAACAATTGAAGGCATGGACATTGAAGACTGA